A genomic window from Microbacterium sp. H1-D42 includes:
- a CDS encoding peptidylprolyl isomerase yields the protein MAHASHVATLHTNHGDIVINLFGDHAPNTVANFVGLADGSKDWTDPATGKPGEGPLYKDVVFHRIIPNFMIQGGDPLGQGVGGPGYNFNDEINMELGFNEPYILAMANAGLRRNAITGQAEGTNGSQFFITTDPTPWLQGKHTIFGEVADDASKAVVDAISAVPTAAGDRPIEPVVLQSIDIVAA from the coding sequence ATGGCTCACGCTTCTCATGTCGCAACCCTGCACACCAACCACGGTGACATCGTCATCAACCTGTTCGGCGACCATGCCCCGAACACCGTCGCGAACTTCGTCGGCCTGGCTGACGGCTCGAAGGACTGGACCGACCCGGCCACTGGCAAGCCCGGTGAGGGCCCGCTGTACAAGGACGTCGTGTTCCACCGCATCATCCCGAACTTCATGATCCAGGGCGGCGACCCGCTCGGTCAGGGTGTCGGCGGTCCCGGCTACAACTTCAACGACGAGATCAACATGGAGCTGGGCTTCAACGAGCCCTACATCCTCGCCATGGCCAACGCCGGCCTGCGCCGCAATGCCATCACCGGTCAGGCCGAGGGGACCAACGGCTCGCAGTTCTTCATCACCACCGACCCGACGCCGTGGCTGCAGGGCAAGCACACGATCTTCGGCGAGGTCGCCGATGACGCCTCGAAGGCCGTCGTCGACGCGATCTCGGCCGTTCCGACCGCTGCGGGCGACCGCCCGATCGAGCCGGTCGTGCTGCAGTCGATCGACATCGTCGCCGCCTGA
- a CDS encoding DNA helicase, producing MNVSRKRKKELRQLQNDAGRLWESQQVLVGQASDIAREAGRQLGNFNREQVVPAVQESYERHVAPTVNRGMKVGKQVVDERVVPIVGGVVGTALTAWDVANRKRQNYTGGGRAVVVEPQKKGMGLGSVIALVLGVAAAVGVVVAAWQALRADDELWVADDPLSPPNA from the coding sequence GTGAATGTCAGCCGCAAGCGCAAGAAGGAACTGCGCCAGCTTCAGAACGACGCAGGACGACTCTGGGAGTCGCAGCAGGTTCTGGTCGGCCAGGCCAGTGACATCGCCCGTGAGGCAGGTCGTCAACTCGGCAACTTCAACCGGGAGCAGGTCGTGCCGGCCGTGCAGGAATCGTACGAGCGCCATGTCGCGCCGACGGTGAACCGCGGGATGAAGGTCGGCAAGCAGGTCGTCGACGAGCGGGTCGTCCCGATCGTCGGTGGCGTTGTCGGCACCGCGCTGACCGCGTGGGATGTCGCGAACCGGAAGCGTCAGAACTACACCGGCGGCGGTCGCGCCGTCGTCGTCGAGCCGCAGAAGAAGGGCATGGGCCTCGGCTCGGTCATCGCCCTTGTGCTCGGTGTCGCCGCCGCAGTCGGCGTCGTCGTCGCGGCCTGGCAGGCGCTGCGTGCCGATGATGAACTCTGGGTCGCCGACGACCCGCTTTCGCCTCCCAACGCGTGA
- a CDS encoding YbaK/EbsC family protein: MRSAAAARGLEIEIRERPVARSLAEAAELLGLQPSDIVKTLVVKRSDDTYLFALVPGGRSISWPKLRALVGVNKLRLPEAELALAATGYERGTIVPIGSTTDWPVYVDETIVGRRVAMGAGTHGYSLFVDADDLTRAYDATVADISVPE; encoded by the coding sequence GTGCGCTCTGCGGCTGCCGCTCGTGGTCTCGAGATCGAGATCCGCGAGCGGCCTGTGGCGCGCAGTCTGGCTGAGGCCGCTGAACTGCTCGGACTGCAGCCGTCGGACATCGTCAAGACGCTCGTCGTCAAGCGATCGGACGACACTTACCTGTTCGCCCTGGTGCCGGGCGGTCGGTCGATCTCGTGGCCGAAGCTGCGTGCCCTGGTCGGCGTGAACAAGCTGCGCCTGCCCGAGGCCGAACTGGCACTGGCCGCTACCGGATACGAGCGTGGAACGATCGTGCCGATCGGCAGCACCACCGACTGGCCGGTCTACGTCGACGAGACGATCGTCGGTCGTCGCGTCGCCATGGGAGCCGGCACGCATGGCTACAGCCTGTTCGTCGACGCCGACGACCTGACCCGCGCCTACGACGCGACGGTCGCCGACATCTCCGTCCCGGAGTAG
- a CDS encoding amidohydrolase family protein yields MVAPLSPISAVRNVRPWGGPISDILISDGVISEVVPASDAPVAPDEIDGGRMLALPGLVNTHAHVDKSWWGKPWQSYGGEPGTDGRIRHERARRDELGIPSVQTTAHVLGEFVRHGTTAIRTHVDVDLGLGLRGIEAVREAVAAYDGALACEVVAFPQDGVLRRPGVLPLLADAARAGAEHIGGLDPAGIDRDPVGQIDAIFALAAEHGCGIDIHLHDGGSLGAFQFDLIIDRTRRLGLEGRVNIAHGFAIVEVDAAHRRDLLQAMAELDITMTTVAPLRMPQLNLHEFAEAGVRYGFGTDGIRDLWSPYGTGDLMGIAWQYARGGGVARDEDLLRVVELATSLGAPFAGVERNDLAAGSRADVVLIDAENPMDALVRTLPRELVVGGGRMLFRR; encoded by the coding sequence ATGGTCGCGCCGCTCTCCCCCATCTCCGCCGTCCGCAACGTCCGCCCATGGGGCGGACCGATCAGCGACATCCTGATCTCGGATGGGGTGATCAGCGAGGTGGTGCCGGCGTCGGATGCGCCCGTGGCGCCCGACGAGATCGACGGCGGTCGGATGCTGGCGCTGCCGGGCCTGGTGAACACGCACGCCCACGTGGACAAGTCGTGGTGGGGCAAGCCGTGGCAGTCCTACGGCGGCGAGCCGGGGACGGACGGCCGCATCCGGCATGAGCGCGCCCGCCGCGACGAACTGGGGATCCCCAGCGTCCAGACCACCGCGCACGTGCTCGGGGAATTCGTGCGGCACGGCACGACGGCGATCCGCACGCACGTCGACGTCGATCTGGGACTGGGCCTGCGCGGCATCGAGGCAGTGCGCGAGGCGGTGGCCGCCTACGACGGAGCACTCGCCTGCGAGGTCGTGGCGTTCCCGCAGGACGGCGTGCTGCGGCGTCCTGGTGTGCTGCCGCTGCTCGCCGACGCCGCGCGTGCGGGCGCTGAGCACATCGGCGGGCTTGACCCCGCCGGCATCGACCGCGACCCGGTCGGTCAGATCGATGCGATCTTCGCCCTGGCCGCTGAGCACGGCTGCGGCATCGACATCCATCTGCATGACGGCGGGTCGCTCGGTGCGTTCCAGTTCGACCTGATCATCGACCGCACTCGTCGGCTGGGTCTCGAGGGTCGGGTCAACATCGCACATGGCTTCGCGATTGTGGAGGTGGATGCTGCGCACCGCCGCGATCTGCTGCAGGCCATGGCCGAGCTCGACATCACCATGACGACGGTCGCTCCGCTGCGCATGCCGCAGTTGAATCTGCACGAGTTCGCCGAAGCGGGGGTGCGCTACGGCTTCGGCACCGACGGCATCCGCGACCTGTGGAGCCCGTACGGCACCGGTGACCTGATGGGCATCGCGTGGCAGTACGCCCGCGGTGGCGGGGTCGCGCGCGATGAGGACCTGCTGCGCGTGGTCGAGCTCGCGACCTCTCTTGGTGCGCCGTTCGCCGGCGTCGAGCGCAACGACCTCGCGGCGGGCTCGCGCGCCGACGTGGTGCTGATCGACGCCGAGAACCCGATGGATGCCCTGGTGCGCACCCTGCCGCGCGAACTCGTCGTCGGCGGCGGTCGGATGCTGTTCCGACGCTGA
- a CDS encoding NUDIX domain-containing protein → MDLRVAAYGVITDDDHRVLLARWVEGRRVAWTMPGGGLEDGEDPELAVRRELREETGFDIETTELLGIHSRVIPASRRVRRDESHTPLHTLRILYRAEIVGGALRFEKNGSTDMAGWFTVDEVAELQRVKLVDIALRMAGIL, encoded by the coding sequence ATGGACCTGCGTGTTGCCGCTTACGGGGTCATCACGGACGATGACCACCGGGTGCTCCTGGCGCGGTGGGTCGAGGGCCGCCGCGTCGCCTGGACCATGCCGGGCGGAGGGCTCGAAGACGGCGAGGATCCCGAGCTCGCCGTGCGTCGCGAACTGCGTGAGGAGACCGGTTTCGACATCGAGACGACCGAGCTCCTCGGCATCCACTCCCGCGTCATCCCCGCCTCTCGACGTGTGCGGCGCGACGAGAGCCACACGCCACTGCACACGCTGCGCATCCTGTACCGCGCCGAGATCGTCGGCGGTGCGCTGCGCTTCGAGAAGAACGGCTCGACCGACATGGCTGGCTGGTTCACCGTCGATGAGGTCGCAGAGCTGCAGCGCGTGAAGCTGGTCGACATCGCCTTGCGCATGGCTGGCATCCTCTGA
- a CDS encoding universal stress protein: MTEKIIVGVTEASGSRRAVDWAAARAIARRQQLELIGVIGGAVGNVGEGSVLEAAWAATQELLNEEAERVAADDLVVTTRVESGNPVSVLTDASEHAALLVIGSDYRGPGDGPARGSHGIRIAAASASPVVVVPDFEITGERSGVVVGVDGSPTSEPAIAFAAAEADRLGEPLTAIIVWTPIATPRNAVMVMPQAYREGMEQNARESLALSIAGLRSQYPGIEIEEAVAEGYPSAVINELAESARLTVVGSRGHGTVRRLLLGSISHEVLQRLATVTAVVR, encoded by the coding sequence ATGACCGAGAAGATCATCGTCGGAGTCACCGAGGCCTCGGGCAGCCGCCGTGCTGTCGACTGGGCCGCAGCGCGGGCCATCGCCCGCAGACAGCAGCTCGAACTGATCGGAGTGATCGGAGGCGCAGTCGGAAACGTCGGCGAGGGCAGTGTCCTCGAGGCGGCGTGGGCAGCCACGCAGGAGCTTCTGAACGAGGAAGCCGAGCGCGTGGCCGCAGACGACCTTGTCGTCACGACCCGTGTGGAGAGCGGCAATCCGGTCTCGGTGCTCACTGACGCATCCGAGCACGCCGCGCTTCTCGTCATCGGCAGCGACTACCGGGGTCCTGGTGACGGCCCGGCGCGCGGCTCTCATGGCATCCGTATCGCCGCCGCCTCGGCCAGCCCTGTCGTGGTCGTTCCGGACTTCGAGATCACGGGCGAGCGCAGTGGTGTGGTGGTCGGTGTCGATGGGTCGCCGACGTCCGAGCCGGCAATCGCCTTCGCCGCAGCCGAGGCCGATCGCCTCGGTGAGCCCCTCACCGCGATCATCGTCTGGACGCCGATCGCGACGCCGCGCAATGCGGTGATGGTCATGCCGCAGGCGTACCGGGAGGGCATGGAGCAGAACGCCCGCGAGTCCCTGGCGCTGTCGATCGCGGGACTGCGCAGTCAGTATCCCGGCATCGAGATCGAAGAGGCCGTCGCCGAGGGATACCCGTCGGCGGTCATCAACGAGCTCGCCGAGAGCGCCCGCCTCACCGTCGTCGGCAGCCGCGGACACGGCACCGTGCGGCGACTGCTGCTCGGCTCGATCAGCCACGAGGTGCTGCAGCGCCTGGCCACGGTCACCGCGGTCGTGCGCTGA
- a CDS encoding aminotransferase class V-fold PLP-dependent enzyme: protein MSLPHADIDPDGLLEYSVVFTDRSLNHMSAKFVGIMQQTLNILCEAYGADSAALVNGGGSYGMESVARQLATGKRALVVRNGLFSYRWSQILEAGEIASDVTVCLARPDSDDPQAAWSPAPIDTVVAAVDARRPEVVFAPHVETAAGIQLTDEYIHALADAVHAVGGVLVLDCIASGAMWVDMRALGVDVLLSAPQKGWSGTPGVGYVMLSEAGRAAVASSSSTSFALDLNRWLAISDAYRDGSATYHATMPTDSIAHNLAQMIETRERGFAALRDAQVELGARVRALLAEHGLPSVAASDFAAPSVVVVHTTDPALRTGARFREQGLQIAAGVPLHCDEPDSFSTFRIGLFGLDKLADVDGSVARLEAALQRMQG from the coding sequence ATGAGCCTCCCTCACGCTGACATCGATCCGGACGGACTGCTGGAGTACTCGGTGGTGTTCACCGACCGATCCCTGAACCACATGTCGGCGAAGTTCGTCGGCATCATGCAGCAGACGCTGAATATTCTCTGCGAGGCATATGGTGCCGACAGCGCCGCACTCGTCAACGGCGGCGGCAGCTATGGCATGGAGTCGGTGGCACGCCAGCTCGCCACCGGCAAGCGCGCCCTTGTCGTGCGCAACGGCCTGTTCTCCTACCGCTGGTCGCAGATCCTCGAGGCGGGCGAAATCGCGAGCGACGTCACGGTGTGCCTCGCGCGCCCCGACAGCGACGATCCGCAGGCAGCGTGGAGCCCCGCGCCCATCGACACCGTCGTCGCCGCGGTCGACGCCCGCCGACCCGAGGTGGTCTTCGCCCCGCATGTGGAGACCGCAGCGGGCATCCAGCTCACCGACGAGTACATCCACGCCCTTGCCGACGCCGTCCACGCGGTCGGCGGCGTGCTCGTGCTGGACTGCATCGCCTCTGGTGCGATGTGGGTCGACATGCGAGCACTCGGTGTCGACGTGCTGCTCAGTGCGCCGCAGAAGGGCTGGAGCGGCACACCCGGGGTCGGCTACGTGATGCTCAGCGAGGCGGGCCGCGCAGCCGTGGCATCCAGCAGCTCGACCAGCTTCGCGCTCGATCTGAACCGCTGGCTCGCGATCTCAGACGCCTACCGCGATGGGTCGGCGACGTACCACGCGACCATGCCCACCGATTCGATCGCGCACAACCTGGCTCAGATGATCGAGACGCGCGAACGGGGCTTCGCCGCGCTCAGGGACGCGCAGGTCGAGCTCGGCGCGCGCGTGCGGGCGCTGCTCGCAGAGCACGGACTGCCGTCGGTGGCCGCATCCGACTTCGCCGCTCCGAGCGTCGTCGTCGTGCACACCACCGACCCGGCACTGCGCACCGGCGCACGCTTCCGTGAGCAGGGACTGCAGATCGCCGCCGGTGTCCCCCTGCACTGCGACGAGCCCGACTCGTTCTCGACCTTCCGGATCGGACTCTTCGGTCTCGACAAGCTCGCCGACGTGGATGGCAGCGTCGCCCGGCTCGAAGCCGCGCTGCAGCGGATGCAGGGCTGA
- a CDS encoding DUF4097 family beta strand repeat-containing protein, protein MAIKTVTVVLAAFGGLVLLGSGATAAVAGVGAIAPTSEVRPIDVSGVQNLDAQVDGAELRIEFYDGDEAVLRADHGSTSGWTLRTDDDELQVRSPKRTWFGIGWFSPDWLQDGDRVTLQLPQSMAGLDADLTLNAGALSADGEFDSLDVEVSAGRMDLTGTANSLELTLNAGGAGVELDGVDEASFEISAGRADAELTGSAPREVTANVSAGQLNLTVPEGSYDVRQDVSAGSLNSDLRQDPDSANLVHVTVSAGTVNLREG, encoded by the coding sequence ATGGCTATAAAGACGGTGACGGTCGTACTGGCCGCATTCGGTGGGCTGGTGCTTCTCGGCAGCGGCGCCACGGCAGCGGTGGCCGGAGTGGGGGCCATCGCCCCGACCAGCGAAGTGCGCCCGATCGACGTGAGCGGTGTGCAGAACCTGGATGCCCAGGTGGACGGCGCCGAACTGCGGATCGAGTTCTACGACGGCGACGAGGCAGTGCTGCGCGCTGACCACGGATCGACGAGCGGCTGGACCTTGCGCACCGACGACGATGAGCTGCAGGTGCGCAGCCCGAAACGCACCTGGTTCGGGATCGGCTGGTTCTCGCCGGACTGGCTGCAGGACGGTGACCGGGTGACCCTGCAGCTGCCGCAGTCGATGGCCGGCCTCGACGCCGATCTCACCTTGAACGCCGGGGCGCTCTCGGCGGACGGCGAGTTCGACTCGCTCGATGTCGAGGTCAGCGCCGGTCGGATGGACCTGACCGGCACGGCGAACAGTCTGGAGCTCACCTTGAACGCCGGTGGCGCAGGCGTCGAGCTGGACGGTGTCGACGAGGCGAGTTTCGAGATCTCGGCGGGAAGGGCGGATGCTGAGCTGACCGGCTCCGCGCCGCGCGAGGTCACCGCGAACGTGTCGGCGGGGCAGCTCAATCTGACGGTGCCGGAAGGATCGTACGACGTGCGTCAGGACGTGTCGGCGGGCAGTCTGAACAGCGACCTGCGGCAGGATCCGGACAGCGCGAATCTCGTGCACGTCACGGTCTCGGCCGGCACGGTGAACCTGCGCGAGGGTTGA
- a CDS encoding response regulator transcription factor, with protein sequence MRILICEDSVLLREGLVRLLEDSRHEIVAALPDTDGLMDAVTETAPDLCILDVRLPPTFTDEGIRAALALRAQHPTLPLLVLSQYVEERYASDLIAAQGGALGYLLKDRVADVAEFVASVERIAAGATELDPEVVAQLLTRRNRDERMLRLTDRERTVLALIAEGKSNSAIAGLLFVSEASVEKHITSIFQKLGFDPEDGNRRVLAALAHIDNTQYSNEHGGL encoded by the coding sequence ATGCGCATCCTGATCTGCGAGGACTCCGTGCTGCTGCGCGAGGGTCTGGTGCGACTGCTCGAGGACTCCCGTCATGAGATCGTCGCGGCCCTGCCCGACACGGATGGCCTGATGGATGCTGTCACCGAGACGGCCCCCGACCTGTGCATCCTCGATGTGCGGCTCCCCCCGACGTTCACCGACGAGGGCATCCGCGCAGCCCTGGCGCTGCGCGCCCAGCATCCGACACTTCCCCTGCTCGTGCTCTCGCAGTACGTCGAGGAGCGCTACGCCAGCGACCTGATCGCCGCGCAGGGCGGGGCGCTCGGGTACCTGCTGAAGGATCGCGTCGCCGACGTCGCCGAATTCGTCGCCTCGGTCGAGCGGATCGCGGCCGGCGCGACGGAGCTCGACCCCGAGGTGGTCGCGCAGCTGCTCACGCGCCGCAATCGCGATGAGCGGATGCTGCGTCTCACCGACCGCGAGCGCACAGTGCTCGCCCTGATCGCCGAGGGCAAGTCGAACAGTGCGATCGCGGGGCTGCTCTTCGTCAGCGAGGCGAGTGTCGAGAAGCACATCACCTCGATCTTCCAGAAGCTCGGGTTCGATCCCGAGGACGGCAACCGGCGGGTGCTCGCAGCGCTCGCTCACATCGACAACACGCAGTACAGCAACGAACACGGAGGCCTGTGA
- a CDS encoding sensor histidine kinase, with protein MTTNPTPPPPAPPAAPSLASPVPPPAPSAASPTGSASSDAARPPLRILLTILELAALGAIGSGVLGLLTGVLGAGLALLFVFGIGLLFLVGLVYGLFGVAWFEQLRVSALYDLELPALQWRARTKPGFGGWLSGLARQSVSGPMWRAVANFVLACIAGTLVIRLFWGMIWSVFFAFSPLNGQDTIDGPFGAAIQVAWAPLAGILGVLASAAGIVGLALLHRVLSRAIVVPNREAELTAKVQTTSAQRAGAVRAAELERTRIERDLHDGVQPRLVSVGMTLGLAQQKIDTDPAAAKELIGEAHTSTKAAITELRQLARGIHTSVLDDRGLDAALSALAGRSHIPVQLDVRIDPSVTGAGASCRDAEAAVYFAIAESLTNAAKHSRASECRVVVRSREGGLWARVEDNGMGGAQVQPGGGLDGITNRVLAAGGTFRLESPVGGPTSLEVTVPCAS; from the coding sequence ATGACCACGAATCCGACTCCCCCGCCTCCGGCTCCGCCGGCGGCCCCGTCCCTGGCATCGCCGGTCCCGCCGCCCGCGCCCAGCGCCGCGTCGCCGACCGGGTCGGCATCTTCGGATGCTGCCAGGCCACCGCTGCGGATCCTGCTGACCATCCTCGAGCTGGCCGCGCTCGGCGCCATCGGCTCCGGCGTGCTCGGCCTGCTGACCGGCGTGCTCGGCGCTGGCCTCGCGCTGCTCTTCGTGTTCGGGATCGGGCTGCTCTTCCTGGTCGGCCTCGTCTACGGACTCTTCGGCGTCGCCTGGTTCGAGCAGCTGCGCGTGAGCGCCCTGTACGACCTCGAGCTTCCCGCGCTGCAGTGGCGCGCCCGCACCAAGCCGGGCTTCGGCGGGTGGCTGTCAGGACTCGCCCGTCAGTCGGTCAGCGGACCGATGTGGCGCGCAGTGGCGAACTTCGTGCTCGCCTGCATCGCCGGCACGCTGGTGATCCGACTGTTCTGGGGCATGATCTGGTCCGTCTTCTTCGCCTTCTCGCCCCTGAACGGGCAGGACACGATCGATGGCCCGTTCGGCGCCGCGATCCAGGTCGCATGGGCACCGCTCGCCGGAATCCTCGGAGTGCTCGCCTCTGCCGCCGGCATCGTCGGCCTTGCGCTGCTGCACCGCGTGCTCAGCCGGGCGATCGTCGTGCCGAACCGCGAGGCAGAGCTGACCGCCAAGGTGCAGACCACCAGTGCGCAACGTGCCGGCGCGGTCCGCGCCGCAGAACTCGAGCGCACCCGCATCGAGCGCGATCTGCATGACGGCGTGCAGCCCCGGCTGGTGTCGGTGGGCATGACGCTGGGTCTGGCGCAGCAGAAGATCGACACCGATCCGGCCGCGGCCAAAGAGCTGATCGGCGAAGCGCACACGTCCACGAAGGCCGCGATCACCGAGCTGCGACAGCTCGCACGTGGCATCCACACCTCTGTTCTCGACGATCGCGGGCTCGACGCCGCGCTGTCGGCACTGGCCGGACGCTCGCACATCCCTGTGCAGCTCGACGTGCGCATCGATCCGTCTGTGACGGGTGCAGGTGCAAGCTGCCGCGACGCGGAGGCTGCGGTGTACTTCGCCATCGCCGAGTCGCTGACCAACGCGGCCAAGCACTCCAGAGCTAGCGAATGCCGGGTCGTCGTGCGCAGCCGTGAAGGGGGCCTGTGGGCCCGCGTCGAGGACAACGGCATGGGCGGTGCGCAGGTGCAGCCCGGTGGCGGCCTCGACGGCATCACCAACCGTGTGCTGGCCGCCGGCGGCACGTTCCGACTGGAGAGCCCGGTGGGCGGACCGACGAGCCTGGAGGTGACGGTGCCATGCGCATCCTGA
- a CDS encoding VIT family protein, translating to MTDTHADEPHGAGLSQKLNWLRAGVLGANDGIVSVASLVVGVAGASTDSAALLIAGLAGLVGGAISMALGEYVSVSSQRDTERALIHKEREELRSMPDEELDELTQLYRQRGLSAETARTVAVELTEHDALAAHLEVELGIDQDDLVNPWHAAISSAISFTIGALLPLLAILLPPPELRVPVTFVAVLIALAITGVVSAKIGGASPVRASLRLVLGGALALVATWLIGTLLGTTGVV from the coding sequence ATGACCGATACACACGCCGACGAACCGCACGGTGCCGGCCTCAGTCAGAAGCTGAACTGGCTGCGCGCCGGAGTGCTGGGCGCCAACGACGGGATCGTCTCGGTGGCATCCCTCGTCGTGGGTGTCGCCGGCGCCTCCACCGACAGCGCTGCGCTGCTGATCGCGGGGCTTGCCGGCCTCGTCGGCGGGGCGATCTCGATGGCGCTCGGTGAGTACGTGTCTGTAAGCAGCCAGCGCGATACCGAGCGGGCGCTGATCCACAAGGAGCGCGAAGAGCTGCGCAGCATGCCGGACGAAGAGCTCGACGAGCTCACCCAGCTGTACCGGCAGCGGGGTCTCAGTGCTGAGACCGCCCGCACCGTGGCTGTGGAGCTCACCGAGCATGATGCCCTGGCCGCACATCTCGAGGTCGAACTCGGAATCGACCAGGACGATCTCGTGAACCCCTGGCATGCCGCGATCTCGTCGGCGATCTCATTCACCATCGGTGCGCTGCTGCCGCTGCTGGCCATCCTGCTGCCGCCACCCGAGCTGCGCGTGCCCGTCACCTTCGTGGCGGTGCTGATCGCCCTCGCCATCACCGGCGTGGTCTCGGCGAAGATCGGCGGCGCATCCCCGGTTCGGGCGTCACTGCGACTCGTGCTCGGCGGCGCGCTGGCGCTGGTGGCGACGTGGCTGATCGGCACGCTGCTCGGCACGACCGGCGTCGTCTGA
- a CDS encoding TetR/AcrR family transcriptional regulator, translated as MPDERTERLTAQQQSAAAPASTPLASTPLASTPLASTPASTRRRGEALRAAIHAAVLAELTESGYADLTMERVADRAGAGKASLYRRWNSRAELVRDTAYHLMRDTQGVPDTGSLRGDLIAMLGQTARLLASPLGSALRALLSEMLADRVAAGELSALSLGMGRQLMSEVVERAIARGEMTADAVTDLRLDVGQALMRDRFLFRAATVDAATATDIVDQVLLPLFASPTTASPSPRNT; from the coding sequence GTGCCTGACGAGCGCACCGAGCGGCTGACCGCTCAGCAGCAGAGCGCGGCGGCTCCAGCATCCACCCCACTGGCATCCACCCCACTGGCATCCACCCCACTGGCATCCACGCCGGCATCCACGCGTCGCCGCGGTGAGGCCCTGCGCGCGGCGATCCACGCCGCGGTCCTGGCCGAGCTCACCGAGAGCGGATACGCCGATCTGACCATGGAGCGCGTCGCCGACCGCGCCGGTGCCGGTAAGGCATCCCTCTACCGACGCTGGAACTCGCGCGCCGAACTCGTGCGCGACACGGCGTACCACCTCATGCGCGACACCCAGGGGGTGCCGGACACCGGTTCGCTGCGCGGTGATCTCATCGCGATGCTCGGTCAGACCGCGCGGCTGCTGGCGAGCCCGCTGGGTTCGGCGCTGCGCGCGCTACTGTCCGAGATGCTCGCCGATCGCGTCGCGGCAGGCGAGCTGTCGGCGTTGTCGCTGGGGATGGGGCGGCAGCTGATGTCAGAGGTCGTCGAGCGGGCAATCGCGCGGGGCGAGATGACGGCGGATGCTGTCACCGACCTGCGACTCGACGTCGGCCAGGCTCTGATGCGCGATCGATTCCTGTTCCGCGCCGCCACGGTCGACGCCGCCACCGCAACCGACATCGTCGACCAGGTGCTGCTGCCGCTGTTCGCCTCCCCGACCACAGCGTCCCCTTCCCCGCGCAACACCTGA